Proteins encoded in a region of the Streptomyces sp. NBC_01298 genome:
- a CDS encoding SLC13 family permease, with protein MTLQLIALGVLALAFFVASVRSVHMGALTLAAALGVGLAAGQPVKEILGGFPVSVVLLLLGVTYLFGIARSNGTLDVIVDVVVRRAGTRGALLPWVFFALSAGVGSLGSPLAAVVIAPIALSFARRAGRDPSAIGIAVITGASTGGFAPTSLFGILTVGIAERGGIDVNPMLLFGYVFAVNAVLLLVATLVFRRPGRPVEDADDTGGAGGSGGSGGSGGEGSDGDAAGGPADAAPLSGTGGTAIAVRPAPAPAPALTGAGGSSNDGRAFRIATLLAIAALVVAVVGLTLADVNADAGTIALGLGVLLSLAFPGPTATAVRQIDWSTILLVSGVLTYIGVLERLGALDLLGDLAKSLQSPLLAAFVLCLTGALVSAFASTTGILGILIPLALPLVAAGSIPGAGLVMAVAVCSSLVDTTPFSTAGAAVVASGPDEGERRRMSRDLTRWGLSLIIGGPIITCATLIVPSLLG; from the coding sequence ATGACTCTGCAACTGATCGCGCTGGGTGTTCTGGCGCTCGCCTTCTTCGTGGCATCCGTCCGGTCCGTGCACATGGGTGCCCTGACCCTCGCGGCCGCACTGGGCGTCGGGCTCGCCGCCGGGCAGCCCGTCAAGGAGATCCTCGGCGGCTTCCCCGTCAGCGTGGTGCTCCTGCTCCTCGGGGTGACGTACCTGTTCGGCATCGCCCGCTCGAACGGCACCCTCGACGTCATCGTGGATGTCGTCGTCCGCAGGGCCGGCACCCGTGGCGCTCTGCTGCCCTGGGTCTTCTTCGCCCTGTCGGCGGGCGTAGGCAGCCTCGGCTCGCCGCTCGCCGCCGTGGTCATCGCGCCGATCGCGCTCTCCTTCGCACGCCGCGCGGGACGCGACCCCTCCGCCATCGGCATCGCCGTCATCACCGGCGCTTCGACCGGCGGCTTCGCGCCGACCAGCCTCTTCGGCATCCTCACCGTCGGCATCGCCGAGCGCGGCGGCATCGACGTCAATCCGATGCTGCTCTTCGGCTACGTCTTCGCGGTCAACGCGGTACTCCTGCTCGTGGCGACCCTGGTCTTCCGGCGGCCGGGGAGACCCGTGGAGGACGCCGACGACACGGGCGGCGCGGGCGGCTCGGGCGGCTCGGGCGGCTCGGGCGGCGAAGGTAGCGACGGCGACGCCGCCGGCGGCCCCGCCGATGCCGCTCCGCTGTCCGGCACGGGCGGCACCGCCATCGCCGTCCGCCCCGCACCCGCACCCGCACCCGCCCTGACCGGCGCGGGCGGCTCGTCGAACGACGGCCGCGCGTTCCGGATCGCGACCCTGCTGGCCATCGCCGCACTGGTCGTCGCCGTCGTCGGCCTGACGCTCGCCGACGTCAACGCGGACGCCGGAACCATCGCCCTGGGCCTCGGCGTACTGCTCTCACTCGCCTTCCCCGGACCGACGGCCACCGCGGTCCGGCAGATCGACTGGTCGACGATCCTCCTCGTCTCCGGTGTCCTGACCTACATCGGCGTACTGGAGCGGCTCGGCGCCCTGGACCTGCTCGGCGACCTGGCCAAGAGCCTCCAGTCGCCCCTGCTCGCCGCCTTCGTGCTCTGCCTGACGGGCGCGCTGGTGTCGGCCTTCGCCTCGACCACGGGCATCCTCGGCATCCTCATCCCGCTCGCCCTGCCGCTGGTGGCGGCAGGTTCGATTCCGGGTGCCGGGCTGGTCATGGCGGTCGCCGTGTGTTCGTCACTGGTCGACACGACGCCGTTCTCGACCGCGGGCGCGGCCGTCGTCGCCTCGGGTCCGGACGAGGGGGAGCGGCGGCGGATGAGCCGCGACCTCACCCGCTGGGGCCTCAGCCTCATCATCGGCGGACCGATCATCACCTGCGCCACCCTGATCGTCCCGTCCCTCCTCGGATGA
- a CDS encoding IclR family transcriptional regulator has product MSTQSVKTALKVLEAVAEAQPVGLSELARTLEVNKSTVQRCLVTLAEAGWIRAEGEDRPRWVMTTKAFTVGSQVEQVTSIRELALPALGALQEHAGETVHLMVPEGDGRTMVLVERLDSAHPVRVFRRLGSRITLHASANGLAYLARCDAAFLDAYLAGGLASRTTHTITDPDALRAELTRVRERGYSVNEEGMEDGVVAVGAAILSRRGAPVAAFSVSGPRIRMTVDAVRDYGERAVETSREISGLLRDI; this is encoded by the coding sequence ATGTCCACGCAGAGCGTGAAAACGGCACTGAAGGTGCTGGAGGCGGTCGCCGAGGCGCAGCCCGTCGGGCTGAGCGAACTCGCCCGCACCCTGGAAGTGAACAAGAGCACCGTGCAGCGCTGCCTGGTCACGCTCGCCGAGGCCGGATGGATCCGCGCCGAGGGTGAGGACAGGCCGCGGTGGGTGATGACGACGAAGGCGTTCACCGTGGGCTCCCAGGTGGAACAGGTCACTTCCATAAGGGAGTTGGCGCTGCCTGCGCTCGGAGCGCTACAGGAGCACGCGGGTGAGACCGTCCACCTGATGGTGCCGGAGGGTGACGGCCGCACCATGGTGCTGGTCGAGCGCCTCGACAGCGCCCATCCGGTCCGCGTGTTCCGCCGGCTCGGTTCTCGCATCACCCTGCACGCGTCCGCGAACGGCCTCGCGTACCTGGCCCGTTGCGACGCGGCGTTCCTCGACGCCTATCTGGCCGGCGGCCTCGCATCGCGCACCACCCACACGATCACCGACCCGGACGCACTGCGGGCCGAACTCACCCGGGTCCGGGAACGCGGCTACTCGGTGAACGAGGAGGGGATGGAGGACGGCGTCGTCGCCGTCGGGGCGGCGATCCTCTCCCGCCGGGGCGCCCCCGTGGCCGCGTTCTCCGTGTCCGGCCCGCGCATCCGCATGACCGTCGACGCCGTCCGCGACTACGGCGAGCGCGCCGTGGAAACCTCCCGGGAGATCTCCGGTCTGCTCCGCGACATCTGA
- a CDS encoding oxygenase MpaB family protein has protein sequence MDTSSAADRSLRGRLGSVLFSRVAGPSGPANRARIHTAPGPRWFDPDRPIRTVHGDASMFIGGLSALLLQSLHPLAMTAVAAHSGFRGDPWGRLQRTSTFLAVTTYGTAGDAQLAVDRVRAVHERVRGTTAAGEPYRAADPHLLGWVHAAEVDSFLRAHERFGAHPLDAAGYDAYVADTARVATALGVLDPPRDRVSLRALLARYRPELRATPEALDAARFILRDPPLPRPARAPYALLAANAIALLPPWAPGMLGLRRATAPVDTCVRLSGQALTRTIRWAMTPPPQPPSPTGGEGRPR, from the coding sequence ATGGACACGTCCTCCGCCGCGGACCGGAGCCTACGGGGGCGGCTCGGTTCGGTGTTGTTCAGCCGCGTGGCGGGACCCTCGGGCCCCGCCAACCGCGCACGGATCCACACGGCACCCGGCCCCCGCTGGTTCGACCCCGACCGCCCCATCCGGACGGTCCACGGCGACGCCTCGATGTTCATCGGAGGCCTCAGCGCCCTCCTGCTCCAGTCCCTGCACCCGCTCGCCATGACGGCCGTGGCGGCGCACTCCGGCTTCCGCGGCGACCCCTGGGGCAGGCTCCAGCGCACCAGCACCTTCCTCGCCGTCACCACCTACGGCACCGCCGGGGACGCGCAGCTCGCCGTCGACAGGGTCCGGGCGGTCCACGAACGGGTGAGGGGAACGACGGCGGCGGGCGAGCCCTACCGGGCGGCCGATCCCCACCTGCTGGGCTGGGTGCACGCCGCGGAGGTCGACAGCTTCCTTCGGGCGCACGAGCGTTTCGGCGCGCACCCGCTGGACGCGGCCGGATACGACGCCTACGTCGCGGACACCGCGCGGGTGGCGACGGCCCTCGGCGTGCTGGACCCGCCCCGCGACCGGGTCTCGCTACGGGCCCTCCTGGCGCGGTACCGGCCGGAGCTGCGGGCCACCCCCGAGGCGCTCGACGCCGCGCGGTTCATCCTCCGCGACCCGCCGCTACCCCGGCCGGCCAGGGCTCCGTACGCGCTGCTCGCCGCGAACGCGATCGCCCTGCTGCCCCCGTGGGCACCGGGGATGCTGGGCCTGCGCCGCGCGACCGCCCCGGTGGACACCTGCGTACGCCTCTCCGGGCAGGCGCTGACACGGACGATCCGGTGGGCGATGACCCCACCACCCCAGCCGCCGTCCCCGACGGGCGGCGAAGGGCGCCCACGGTGA
- a CDS encoding MMPL family transporter — translation MSASSRFTRWLVPAVLLVAWLLVGGGLGPYAGKLGEVATNDQTAFLPRSAESTRVVEAQEAFRQGESLPAIVVWTAKTPGAKLGPEQQAAAARALAGLSGAGLPAGDSFTAGPASTAVLSTDGRALQGVVPLKPDLGEELPRTLEEIEAAAAKVPGTVAQVAGPAASQADLSDAFAGIDGLLLAVALTAVLLILLLVYRSLLLPVVIIVGAVFALGLACAIVYVLADRGIVRVDGQVQGILSILVIGAATDYALLLAARFREELQAGPDRFAAVRAALRRSVGPITASAGTVALGLLALLLSDLTNNRALGPVGAIGIVCAVLSTLTFLPAVLVLLGRAAYWPAKIGHSADDGAGHGIWKAVAAVVDRAPRKVWALSLAVLLACAAFAPTLNAKGVPLDEIFVHDAPSVAAQRTLSAHFPGGSGSPAVVIADAGRLGEVTRAAERTEGVAAVTPFTAPGPPGGAPLVADGRVRLDATLEAPADSRAAQQTVVRLRQAVHAVPDADAIVGGRSAQQYDTQRTAGQDRMLIIPVVLVIILIILVGLLRSVLMPVLLVATVALSFVATLGVSAIVFQRLLGFSGTDSSVPLYGFVFLVALGVDYNIFLMTRVREESLLHGTRQGVLRGLVATGGVITSAGVVLAATFAALGVIPLAFMLQIAFIVAFGVLLDTLLVRSLLVPALVRDIGPAAWWPGRLSRAPGREGPC, via the coding sequence TACGCGGGGAAGCTCGGCGAGGTCGCCACCAACGACCAGACCGCCTTCCTGCCCCGCAGCGCCGAGTCCACCCGGGTCGTGGAGGCGCAGGAGGCCTTCCGGCAGGGTGAGAGCCTGCCGGCGATCGTCGTCTGGACGGCGAAGACACCCGGCGCGAAGCTGGGCCCCGAGCAACAGGCGGCCGCCGCACGGGCCCTGGCCGGTCTGAGCGGCGCCGGCCTGCCGGCGGGCGACTCCTTCACCGCCGGCCCCGCCTCCACCGCCGTTCTGTCCACCGACGGCCGGGCGCTGCAGGGCGTCGTACCGCTCAAGCCCGATCTGGGGGAGGAGCTGCCCCGCACCCTGGAGGAGATCGAGGCGGCCGCGGCGAAGGTCCCGGGCACCGTCGCGCAGGTGGCCGGCCCGGCGGCGAGCCAGGCCGACCTCTCCGATGCCTTCGCCGGAATCGACGGACTCCTGCTGGCCGTTGCCCTCACCGCCGTCCTGCTGATCCTCCTGCTGGTCTACCGGAGCCTGCTGCTCCCGGTGGTGATCATCGTGGGAGCGGTGTTCGCCCTGGGACTCGCCTGCGCGATCGTCTACGTGCTGGCCGACCGGGGCATCGTCCGCGTCGACGGACAGGTGCAGGGCATCCTCTCGATCCTCGTGATCGGCGCCGCCACCGACTACGCGCTCCTCCTCGCGGCACGCTTCCGCGAGGAGCTCCAGGCCGGCCCGGACCGCTTCGCCGCCGTCCGGGCGGCCCTGCGCCGGTCGGTCGGCCCCATCACGGCGAGCGCGGGGACCGTCGCGCTCGGCCTGCTCGCCCTGCTGCTGAGCGACCTCACCAACAACCGCGCCCTCGGCCCGGTGGGGGCGATCGGCATCGTGTGCGCGGTGCTGAGCACCCTGACGTTCCTCCCCGCCGTCCTCGTCCTGCTCGGCCGGGCCGCCTACTGGCCCGCCAAGATCGGCCACAGCGCCGACGACGGCGCCGGCCACGGGATCTGGAAGGCCGTGGCGGCCGTGGTGGACCGCGCCCCGCGCAAGGTCTGGGCCCTGAGCCTCGCCGTCCTCCTCGCCTGCGCGGCCTTCGCGCCCACGCTCAACGCCAAGGGCGTGCCGCTGGACGAGATCTTCGTGCACGACGCCCCGTCGGTGGCCGCCCAGCGGACCCTGAGCGCGCACTTTCCCGGGGGATCGGGCAGTCCGGCCGTGGTGATCGCGGACGCGGGCCGACTCGGCGAGGTCACGCGGGCGGCCGAGCGCACCGAGGGTGTCGCCGCCGTCACCCCCTTCACCGCACCCGGGCCGCCGGGCGGCGCACCGCTCGTGGCGGACGGCAGGGTCCGCCTCGACGCCACGCTCGAAGCACCCGCGGACAGCAGGGCGGCCCAGCAGACCGTCGTCCGGCTGCGTCAGGCGGTCCACGCCGTACCGGATGCGGACGCGATCGTCGGCGGCCGCAGTGCGCAGCAGTACGACACCCAGCGCACCGCCGGGCAGGACCGCATGCTGATCATCCCCGTCGTCCTGGTGATCATCCTGATCATCCTCGTCGGGCTGCTGCGCTCGGTGCTGATGCCCGTCCTCCTGGTGGCCACCGTGGCCCTCAGCTTCGTCGCGACCCTGGGCGTCTCCGCGATCGTCTTCCAGCGGCTCCTGGGGTTCAGCGGGACCGATTCCTCCGTACCGCTCTACGGCTTCGTCTTCCTCGTCGCCCTCGGGGTCGACTACAACATCTTCCTGATGACCCGGGTCCGTGAGGAATCGCTTCTGCACGGCACCCGGCAGGGAGTGCTGCGAGGACTGGTGGCCACCGGCGGCGTGATCACCTCCGCCGGAGTCGTCCTCGCCGCCACGTTCGCCGCGCTCGGAGTCATCCCGCTGGCCTTCATGCTCCAGATCGCCTTCATCGTCGCCTTCGGGGTGCTCCTCGACACGCTGCTCGTCCGGTCCCTCCTGGTGCCGGCCCTCGTCCGGGACATCGGCCCGGCCGCGTGGTGGCCCGGCAGGCTCAGCCGCGCCCCCGGCAGGGAGGGCCCGTGCTGA